One stretch of Salvia miltiorrhiza cultivar Shanhuang (shh) unplaced genomic scaffold, IMPLAD_Smil_shh fragScaff_scaffold_107_1, whole genome shotgun sequence DNA includes these proteins:
- the LOC131002318 gene encoding uncharacterized protein LOC131002318: MKLGDSTITGKENQGYYTPQKTVLGNKIMNVLHPLDTNIVNLPSDVNAWDSPIIGCVSKDVTVKNVQYRESEFSNIVCNRKPLTSKEKAIAMHCMYDDGVDEDKVLFMYKDVELCRYDLMSLRRGCAVQPSIINAWSIILNNVAIIEHSEKPVRFFASADIYIDCIFDTGMTYASRQRAFLDAMNREMRLYQSNDIGAIDMFFFPVFPSEHPYVIYFDIRKELMFILDSSVILNQHPVGSSYDILCDMFL; this comes from the exons ATGAAGTTAGGTGATTCAACGATAACAGGAAAGGAAAATCAAGGGTATTACACACCACAGAAG ACAGTTCTTGGAAACAAGATTATGAATGTTCTTCATCCGTTGGATACTAATATTGTGAACTTACCATCTGAT GTCAATGCATGGGATTCACCCATTATTGGGTGTGTCAGCAAGGACGTCACTGTCAAAAATGTGCAATATCGAGAATCGGAGTTCAGTAACATTGTGTGCAATAGGAAACCACTGACAAGTAAAGAAAAGGCAATTGCCATGCACTGTATGTACGATGATGGTGTTGATGA GGACAAGGTACTTTTTATGTACAAGGATGTTGAGTTATGCAGATATGATTTGATGTCTCTGCGAAGAGGGTGTGCAGTGCAGCCATCGATAATAAATGCATGGTCTATAATTCTCAACAATGTTGCTATTATCGAGCATTCAGAAAAACCAGTTCGTTTCTTTGCTTCTGCAGATATATAC ATTGATTGCATTTTTGATACTGGAATgacatatgcgtcacgacaacGGGCATTTTTGGATGCAATGAATCGTGAGATGCGTTTGTATCAAAGCAATGATATTGGTGCAATTGATATG TTCTTCTTCCCTGTGTTTCCTAGTGAGCATCCATATGTTATATATTTTGACATACGAAAGGAGTTGATGTTCATCCTAGACAGTTCAGTGATACTGAATCAGCACCCTGTTGGATCAAGTTACGATATTTTGTGTGATATGTTT TTGTAG